The following proteins come from a genomic window of Proteinivorax hydrogeniformans:
- a CDS encoding transketolase codes for MNNLNNERKNQLENTAKAVRRHIVNMVTDAKSGHPGGSLSAVEVMTALYFEVMDVDVKQPQKEIRDRFVLSKGHATPVLYGVLAEKGYFPKEELTSFRKVNTLLQGHPDMKEIPGVDMSSGSLGQGLSVANGMALAQKLNNTGKKVYTLLGDGEIQEGQIWEAAMTAAHYKLDNLVAFLDFNGLQIDGDIDNVMSPTPLKEKWEAFNWHVQEIDGHCFEEIFAAIEKANETKGKPSIIIAKTVKGKGVSFMENNAGWHGSAPSEEQRQQALKELE; via the coding sequence ATGAACAATTTAAACAATGAAAGAAAAAATCAGCTGGAAAATACAGCCAAGGCAGTTCGTCGTCATATCGTCAACATGGTAACTGACGCTAAATCAGGCCATCCTGGTGGCTCGCTTTCAGCGGTAGAAGTTATGACAGCCCTTTATTTTGAGGTGATGGATGTAGATGTAAAACAGCCGCAAAAAGAAATAAGAGATAGGTTTGTGTTAAGTAAAGGCCATGCAACACCTGTTTTATACGGTGTGCTTGCAGAAAAAGGTTACTTTCCAAAAGAAGAATTAACTTCTTTCCGTAAAGTAAATACCTTGCTACAAGGACATCCTGATATGAAGGAAATTCCAGGCGTAGATATGTCTTCTGGTTCTTTAGGCCAAGGATTATCGGTCGCTAATGGAATGGCGCTAGCGCAAAAGTTAAATAACACAGGCAAAAAAGTTTATACTCTGCTAGGTGATGGTGAAATCCAAGAAGGGCAAATTTGGGAGGCGGCCATGACGGCAGCCCATTATAAGCTTGATAACCTAGTTGCGTTTTTGGACTTTAACGGTCTGCAAATCGATGGAGATATAGATAATGTAATGTCACCTACCCCTTTAAAGGAAAAGTGGGAAGCTTTTAACTGGCATGTTCAAGAAATTGATGGTCACTGTTTTGAAGAAATCTTTGCAGCTATCGAAAAAGCTAACGAAACTAAAGGTAAGCCTTCTATCATTATTGCAAAAACGGTAAAAGGTAAGGGCGTTTCGTTTATGGAAAATAACGCTGGATGGCACGGTTCTGCTCCTAGCGAAGAGCAAAGACAACAGGCATTAAAAGAACTAGAATAA
- the raiA gene encoding ribosome-associated translation inhibitor RaiA, translating to MKIKVRGQNIEVTNALKLHVEKRIGKLERYFQENTEAQVTLTVIKDQHIIEVTVFLNGGLLLRAEEKTGDMYASIDQVVEKLERQTRKYKTRVNRKSREVSIKDINGSLSPKQEQEDEYPQIVKTKRFALKPMMVDEAVLQMDLLGHDFFVFKDGETNETCVVYKRNDGNYGLIEPEIL from the coding sequence ATGAAAATTAAAGTAAGAGGACAAAACATCGAAGTTACCAACGCCTTAAAGTTACACGTAGAAAAGAGAATTGGAAAGCTTGAACGCTATTTCCAAGAGAACACCGAAGCTCAGGTGACACTAACTGTCATCAAGGACCAACACATTATCGAGGTAACAGTGTTTCTCAACGGGGGGTTGCTGCTTAGAGCAGAGGAAAAAACAGGCGATATGTACGCCTCCATTGATCAGGTAGTGGAAAAGTTAGAGCGTCAAACTAGAAAGTATAAGACTAGGGTAAATAGAAAATCCCGTGAAGTAAGCATCAAAGATATAAACGGAAGTCTTAGCCCTAAACAAGAACAAGAAGATGAATATCCTCAAATAGTTAAAACAAAGCGCTTTGCACTTAAGCCAATGATGGTAGATGAAGCTGTGCTTCAAATGGATCTGTTAGGTCACGACTTCTTCGTATTCAAAGATGGAGAAACAAACGAAACTTGTGTCGTTTACAAAAGAAACGATGGAAACTACGGGCTTATAGAACCTGAAATTCTTTAA
- the prfB gene encoding peptide chain release factor 2 (programmed frameshift), which produces MDLKASVSNIENRLYELGELLDVAGKKERIVQLEEKMSAPKFWDDNESAQNVINETKVLKEIVDGFEEIKEETVEVNEILELLDMEEDQQLQKELEKTIPQLEKRLEKLEMAQLLSGEYDANSAIISLHPGAGGLESQDWAEMLYRMYQRWIEKQGFKTQVWDYLSDDEGGIKSVTLSVQGNNAYGLLKGEKGVHRLVRLSPFDSSGRRHTSFASVDVIPEMKEGVDIDISNDEIKVDTYRASGAGGQHINKTDSAVRLTHIPTGIVVQCQNERSQHTNKAAAMRILAAKLAEKKRLQRQEKLDELRGDQQEIAWGSQIRSYVFHPYSLVKDHRTSVEVGNVQGVLDGDLDKFIYEYLRQRLNA; this is translated from the exons ATGGATTTAAAAGCTTCCGTTTCGAATATAGAAAATAGGTTATATGAGCTGGGTGAGTTACTT GATGTAGCTGGCAAAAAAGAAAGAATAGTCCAGCTAGAAGAGAAAATGTCAGCCCCAAAGTTTTGGGATGATAACGAAAGCGCACAAAACGTCATAAATGAAACTAAAGTCTTAAAGGAAATTGTAGATGGGTTTGAAGAAATAAAAGAAGAAACTGTAGAAGTTAATGAGATTTTAGAGCTTTTAGATATGGAAGAAGATCAACAGCTTCAAAAGGAGTTAGAAAAAACCATCCCACAGCTTGAAAAAAGGCTTGAGAAACTAGAGATGGCGCAGCTTTTGTCCGGTGAATACGATGCTAACAGCGCTATTATTTCGTTGCACCCAGGTGCTGGGGGATTGGAATCCCAAGATTGGGCAGAAATGCTTTATAGGATGTATCAACGTTGGATCGAAAAACAAGGTTTTAAAACTCAGGTTTGGGATTATTTATCTGACGATGAGGGCGGCATTAAAAGTGTCACCCTTTCGGTTCAGGGGAACAACGCTTATGGACTTTTAAAGGGAGAAAAAGGGGTGCACCGATTAGTGCGTTTATCCCCTTTTGATTCCTCAGGGAGAAGGCATACATCTTTTGCATCTGTGGATGTAATTCCAGAGATGAAAGAAGGGGTAGATATCGATATATCTAACGATGAGATAAAGGTGGATACCTATAGGGCTAGCGGTGCCGGAGGTCAGCATATCAACAAAACTGATTCTGCTGTTCGCTTAACTCACATTCCAACAGGGATAGTAGTGCAATGCCAAAACGAGCGCTCTCAACATACGAACAAGGCTGCTGCTATGCGGATTTTAGCAGCTAAGCTTGCAGAAAAAAAGAGGCTTCAGAGGCAGGAAAAATTAGATGAGCTTAGAGGGGATCAACAGGAGATAGCGTGGGGGAGTCAAATTAGATCATATGTTTTTCACCCTTATAGCTTAGTTAAAGATCATAGGACATCGGTCGAGGTAGGCAATGTACAAGGAGTGCTAGATGGGGACTTAGATAAGTTTATCTATGAGTACTTGAGGCAGAGGTTAAATGCTTAA
- the secA gene encoding preprotein translocase subunit SecA has product MLKFLNKLLGNYNEKEVKRLMKKVERVNALEEDIAKLGDDQLTGKTAEFKERLEKGESLDDLLPEAFAVVREASKRVTGMRHFDVQVLGGIVLHQGRIAEMKTGEGKTLVATLPAYLNALTGKGVHVITVNDYLASRDSEWMGQIFKFLGLSVGLIVHGKEAAQRKEAYNCDITYGTNNEFGFDYLRDNMAIYKEKLAQRELNYAILDEVDSILIDEARTPLIISGQVEQDTSQYYRFARLVPRLKAEEHYSIDEESKSVTLTEEGVKEAERQLSIDNLFDSKHMETSHHLNQALKAYVMMKKDKDYIVKDNQVVIVDEFTGRLMHGRRYGNGLHQAIEAKENVKIENESQTLASITYQNYFRMYDKLSGMTGTALTEEDEFRKIYSLDVVAVPTNEPMIRKDLPDVVYRSEKGKMGAVVEQIVDCHKNGQPVLVGTISIEKSEEISSHLKKSGVPHKVLNAKHHEQEAEIITDAGQKGAVTIATNMAGRGTDIVLGDGVREVGGLYIIGTERHESRRIDNQLRGRAGRQGDPGVSQFYISLEDDLMRLFGSEKMMAMVDKMGMDDSTPIEHGFLSKAIENAQKRVEGKNFDIRKNVLQFDDVMNQQREIIYKQRRQVLMGAELKGEVKKMIEKVVERALDTYANAEALVDDYDLKTLHDYAHTTFLLPGDIPLEELEGLHRDEIRELMLKKTDENYVRREEQLGDFMEELERVVVLRTVDRKWMNHIDDMDDLRQGIGLRAFGQKDPLREYKFEAFNMFESMIEGIQEEVARLIYRVDVTQRPSRQSVAVADSRPQISNPSLLGGKSQGKTQGPAKSNKVGRNKPCPCGSGKKYKRCCGE; this is encoded by the coding sequence ATGTTAAAGTTTTTGAACAAACTTTTGGGTAATTACAACGAAAAAGAAGTTAAGCGTCTGATGAAGAAAGTAGAGCGAGTAAATGCTTTAGAAGAAGACATAGCCAAATTAGGAGACGACCAGCTTACCGGCAAAACTGCAGAGTTTAAGGAAAGGCTAGAAAAAGGCGAAAGCTTAGATGATCTTTTGCCAGAGGCCTTTGCTGTTGTCCGTGAGGCTTCTAAAAGAGTAACTGGGATGCGTCACTTTGATGTTCAGGTTCTTGGTGGGATTGTTCTACATCAAGGGCGAATAGCAGAGATGAAAACCGGTGAAGGTAAAACCTTGGTTGCTACATTGCCTGCATATCTAAATGCATTAACCGGTAAAGGTGTACATGTCATCACAGTAAATGACTATCTTGCTTCCCGTGACAGTGAGTGGATGGGGCAGATCTTTAAATTTTTAGGACTAAGTGTCGGACTGATCGTTCACGGTAAAGAGGCTGCTCAGCGAAAAGAAGCTTATAACTGTGATATTACTTATGGAACTAACAATGAGTTTGGATTTGACTACCTTCGTGATAACATGGCTATTTATAAAGAAAAGCTAGCTCAGCGAGAGTTAAATTATGCCATCTTAGATGAGGTAGATAGTATACTTATCGATGAGGCCCGTACTCCTCTAATTATATCGGGACAAGTGGAGCAGGATACCAGCCAGTACTATAGATTTGCTAGGCTAGTGCCTCGCCTTAAAGCAGAAGAACATTATTCAATAGATGAAGAAAGTAAAAGTGTCACCTTGACCGAAGAAGGAGTCAAGGAAGCTGAGAGACAGCTTAGCATAGACAATCTTTTTGATTCTAAGCATATGGAAACATCTCACCACTTAAATCAAGCCCTAAAAGCATATGTAATGATGAAAAAGGACAAAGATTACATCGTAAAAGATAATCAAGTAGTTATAGTTGACGAATTTACCGGTCGTTTGATGCACGGACGTAGATATGGAAACGGACTTCACCAGGCCATAGAAGCTAAAGAAAACGTAAAAATTGAAAATGAAAGTCAGACGCTGGCATCTATTACTTACCAAAATTACTTTAGAATGTATGACAAACTTTCAGGTATGACTGGTACTGCGCTGACAGAGGAAGATGAGTTTAGAAAGATATATAGTTTAGATGTTGTGGCTGTACCTACAAATGAGCCTATGATTAGAAAAGACTTGCCTGACGTTGTTTATCGCAGTGAAAAGGGTAAAATGGGCGCAGTTGTTGAGCAAATAGTGGATTGCCACAAAAACGGTCAACCGGTTTTGGTGGGGACTATAAGTATAGAAAAATCTGAGGAAATAAGCTCTCACCTAAAAAAATCGGGAGTTCCTCACAAAGTACTTAACGCTAAGCATCACGAACAGGAAGCGGAAATAATCACTGATGCTGGGCAAAAGGGTGCTGTTACCATAGCAACTAACATGGCTGGCCGTGGTACTGACATTGTCCTAGGTGATGGAGTTAGGGAAGTAGGCGGCCTTTATATCATAGGTACAGAACGCCATGAGAGTAGGCGTATAGACAACCAGCTACGTGGTAGAGCCGGTAGGCAGGGAGACCCTGGTGTATCTCAGTTTTACATCTCCTTAGAGGATGACCTGATGCGCCTATTTGGTTCGGAAAAAATGATGGCTATGGTTGATAAGATGGGTATGGACGATTCCACACCTATTGAACATGGCTTTTTATCAAAGGCTATCGAAAATGCCCAAAAGAGAGTGGAAGGCAAAAACTTTGATATTAGAAAGAATGTACTTCAATTTGATGATGTTATGAATCAACAGCGTGAAATCATATACAAACAAAGAAGACAGGTCCTTATGGGAGCTGAGCTTAAAGGCGAAGTTAAGAAGATGATAGAAAAGGTTGTGGAAAGAGCGCTAGACACCTATGCTAATGCAGAGGCACTAGTTGATGACTATGACCTTAAGACATTACATGATTATGCTCATACCACATTCCTTCTTCCGGGGGATATACCTTTAGAAGAACTAGAAGGTCTACATCGTGATGAGATAAGGGAACTTATGCTTAAAAAAACAGACGAAAACTATGTAAGACGAGAAGAACAACTTGGCGACTTTATGGAGGAGCTAGAAAGGGTTGTAGTGCTCAGAACTGTTGATAGAAAATGGATGAATCATATCGATGATATGGATGACCTAAGACAGGGTATTGGGTTACGTGCCTTTGGGCAAAAAGACCCTTTAAGAGAATACAAGTTTGAGGCCTTTAATATGTTTGAGTCTATGATAGAGGGCATACAAGAGGAGGTTGCCCGTCTGATTTACCGTGTGGATGTAACACAGCGTCCAAGCAGACAATCAGTAGCGGTTGCTGACTCTAGACCGCAGATTTCCAACCCTTCGTTGTTAGGCGGTAAGTCTCAGGGGAAAACCCAGGGCCCAGCTAAAAGTAATAAAGTAGGTAGGAATAAGCCTTGTCCCTGTGGCAGCGGTAAAAAGTATAAGCGCTGCTGTGGAGAATAA
- a CDS encoding helix-turn-helix domain-containing protein, protein MKTKSKYSAKEKYQIIQEYKNGNSNKSSIAYKYNIDRGTISDWLSKYSSQGIEGLTDSKKISKYPKKVKEQAIKDYLTNDYTLRSLAKKYGISDHSVLRKWIKKYNGHRKSNSVTEMEGMDYSMSKRKSVEDKVKIVQFCIENDYNYELAAKTYEVSYQQVYQWVKKYKYGKQDALKDGRGRKKSEEELTPTEKAKLEIQRIEKENEKLRAENAYLKKLKTLERGDL, encoded by the coding sequence ATGAAAACAAAATCTAAGTACAGTGCTAAAGAAAAATATCAGATTATACAGGAATACAAAAATGGAAACAGCAACAAAAGTAGTATTGCTTACAAGTATAATATCGATAGGGGAACTATAAGTGACTGGTTAAGTAAGTATTCAAGCCAGGGTATAGAAGGATTAACAGATTCTAAAAAGATTAGTAAATATCCTAAAAAAGTGAAGGAACAAGCCATTAAGGACTACCTGACGAACGATTATACCCTAAGATCTTTAGCAAAAAAATATGGGATTTCAGATCATAGTGTTTTACGCAAGTGGATAAAAAAGTATAATGGACATAGAAAATCAAATTCAGTAACGGAAATGGAAGGGATGGATTACTCTATGTCTAAAAGAAAGTCTGTTGAAGATAAAGTTAAAATAGTTCAATTTTGCATTGAAAACGATTATAACTATGAACTTGCTGCTAAAACTTATGAAGTATCTTACCAGCAAGTATATCAGTGGGTTAAAAAATACAAATATGGGAAGCAAGATGCTTTAAAAGACGGGCGTGGTAGAAAGAAAAGTGAAGAAGAGTTAACACCTACAGAAAAAGCAAAACTTGAAATCCAGAGAATAGAAAAAGAAAACGAAAAGTTGCGAGCGGAGAATGCTTACTTAAAAAAGCTGAAGACTTTAGAAAGGGGAGATCTTTAA
- a CDS encoding BCCT family transporter, with translation MIDEVMEENRQSKMELARKLRKAEADARKKALKEREPFKGLQIRPTASLFSAAGKKEPGEDNWTGFGFDIHPQVTFVSSAILAVFIVLTLMFHEQAATLFDQSLGVITKNAGWFFILVANIFILAALYFAFGRFGKIKIGGADAKPEFSTIGWYAMLLSAGMGIGLLFWSVGEPILHFGDPSPMFADVVANSPEAAQAAMTTTYFHWGIHPWAIYAIVGLGLAFFAFNRGLPLTIRSIFYPILGNKIYGFWGNLIDVLSVLATLTGLATSLGLGVVQVNAGLDFLFGIGISTNIQVILIAVITGFATLSVMAGLDGGVKRLSELNMGLAGIFMLFVLLVGPTVYILSGFTQNLGHYIANFANLSLWTETFKDTNWQGGWTIFYWAWWISWSPFVGMFIARISKGRTVREFILGVMLFPTLLSFLWMSVFGGTALFTQSNGIADIAAAVSIDESIALFAMLENLPLTNLLSLVGIVLVTVFFITSSDSGSLVVDHLTSGGKLDSPVPQRVFWAVMEGVIAATLLIGGGLTTLQTASVATGLPFAVILLIMIYSLNAGFTEEYEVEEIVRKRVRNVKQEHVLNEAINSAVHDEALVDNITSEGKKIEG, from the coding sequence GTGATTGATGAAGTTATGGAGGAAAACAGACAATCTAAAATGGAGTTAGCTAGAAAGCTGAGAAAAGCTGAAGCTGATGCAAGAAAAAAAGCTTTAAAGGAAAGAGAACCTTTTAAGGGGCTGCAAATTAGGCCTACAGCCTCTTTATTTTCCGCAGCAGGGAAAAAGGAGCCTGGTGAAGATAATTGGACGGGGTTTGGATTTGATATACATCCCCAGGTAACTTTTGTATCTTCTGCTATTTTAGCGGTTTTTATAGTGCTGACTTTGATGTTTCATGAGCAAGCAGCTACCCTTTTTGATCAATCTTTAGGAGTAATTACTAAAAATGCCGGCTGGTTTTTTATTTTAGTAGCCAATATTTTTATCCTTGCCGCGCTATATTTTGCCTTTGGCAGGTTTGGCAAGATAAAAATAGGAGGAGCTGACGCCAAGCCTGAGTTTAGCACTATTGGCTGGTATGCTATGCTTCTTAGTGCCGGTATGGGTATCGGGCTTTTGTTTTGGAGTGTAGGAGAGCCTATTTTACATTTTGGTGATCCTTCGCCTATGTTTGCAGATGTTGTTGCAAACAGTCCTGAAGCTGCCCAAGCTGCTATGACTACTACATATTTTCATTGGGGGATTCATCCTTGGGCCATATATGCAATAGTCGGGTTGGGACTAGCCTTTTTTGCTTTTAATCGAGGGCTACCTTTAACTATTCGCTCAATATTTTACCCTATTTTGGGAAATAAGATATATGGTTTTTGGGGAAATTTAATCGATGTGCTGTCGGTTTTGGCTACCTTAACAGGTCTAGCTACGTCTTTAGGGTTAGGAGTGGTTCAGGTAAATGCCGGTTTGGACTTTTTATTTGGCATAGGCATAAGTACAAATATCCAGGTAATTCTTATAGCTGTTATTACTGGCTTTGCTACACTTTCTGTAATGGCAGGGTTAGACGGAGGGGTAAAGCGGCTAAGTGAGCTGAATATGGGGCTAGCAGGAATATTTATGCTATTTGTGCTGCTGGTGGGACCAACTGTTTATATCTTAAGTGGATTTACCCAAAATCTTGGTCATTATATAGCTAATTTTGCTAATTTAAGTTTGTGGACTGAAACCTTTAAGGATACTAACTGGCAAGGTGGATGGACGATATTTTACTGGGCATGGTGGATTTCTTGGTCGCCGTTTGTGGGAATGTTTATCGCCAGGATTTCTAAAGGCAGGACGGTTAGAGAGTTTATACTAGGAGTTATGTTATTCCCGACTTTACTTTCATTTTTATGGATGTCTGTGTTTGGAGGAACAGCTCTTTTTACGCAATCAAATGGCATAGCAGATATTGCTGCAGCTGTTAGTATTGACGAATCAATTGCGCTTTTTGCTATGTTGGAAAACTTGCCTTTGACTAACTTATTATCACTGGTAGGAATTGTGCTGGTGACGGTGTTTTTTATAACATCTTCGGATTCCGGCTCTTTAGTTGTGGATCACCTCACTTCAGGTGGGAAGCTGGATTCTCCGGTGCCGCAAAGGGTTTTTTGGGCGGTGATGGAAGGGGTAATTGCAGCTACCTTGTTAATAGGTGGAGGGCTTACAACCTTACAAACTGCCTCTGTGGCAACAGGATTGCCTTTTGCAGTTATTCTGCTAATAATGATATATTCTTTAAATGCAGGTTTTACCGAAGAGTATGAAGTGGAAGAAATCGTGCGTAAAAGGGTTAGAAATGTAAAGCAGGAGCACGTATTAAATGAAGCCATTAATTCTGCAGTGCATGATGAAGCTTTAGTAGACAACATCACATCGGAAGGTAAAAAAATAGAAGGATAA
- a CDS encoding DUF6241 domain-containing protein, producing MNKKIILPLLLLIPILIVVGILFTDSNDEVVASFKSDAPTEVTLEVYKQIREQDYPKEKINKYIEPRSLQAIWNDIHHMSHVVIEADEKWGVKDLSLENINALILEMKVLNWDKTDHSQQFIQRQEEEILDILYRWQSGDFSKADQDHNTVWRFQGGT from the coding sequence ATGAACAAGAAAATAATACTGCCATTACTTTTACTTATCCCTATTTTAATAGTTGTTGGCATTTTGTTTACCGATAGTAATGACGAAGTTGTAGCTTCCTTTAAAAGTGATGCTCCTACGGAAGTGACTTTAGAAGTCTATAAGCAAATAAGAGAACAGGATTATCCTAAAGAGAAAATTAACAAATATATAGAACCTAGAAGTCTTCAAGCCATTTGGAATGATATCCATCATATGTCTCACGTTGTAATTGAGGCAGACGAAAAATGGGGCGTAAAAGACTTATCCTTAGAAAATATCAATGCTCTAATTCTTGAAATGAAGGTTCTTAACTGGGACAAAACGGACCACAGTCAGCAATTTATCCAAAGACAAGAAGAAGAAATCCTAGACATCCTCTATAGGTGGCAAAGCGGCGATTTTTCCAAAGCAGACCAAGATCATAACACCGTTTGGAGATTCCAAGGTGGAACGTAG
- the fliS gene encoding flagellar export chaperone FliS encodes MKNNPYQQYKQTQINTASPGELVLMLYNGAIKNLNQSIKALEEDNKEEFRVKIEKTQDIVVELTATLKQDEEISKNLASLYQFVINRLIKGHSSLSKEPVEEALRILNEMRDTWKEMLSKLNEEK; translated from the coding sequence ATGAAAAACAATCCATATCAACAGTATAAACAAACTCAAATTAATACGGCTTCACCTGGCGAGCTAGTGCTAATGCTTTATAACGGAGCTATAAAAAATCTTAACCAAAGCATTAAAGCCTTAGAGGAAGATAATAAAGAGGAATTTAGAGTAAAAATTGAAAAAACACAGGATATCGTCGTGGAGCTGACAGCTACTTTAAAGCAGGATGAAGAGATATCCAAAAACTTAGCAAGCTTGTATCAGTTTGTGATAAATCGTCTAATTAAGGGCCATTCTAGCCTATCTAAAGAGCCGGTAGAAGAGGCGCTTAGAATCCTAAATGAAATGCGCGATACCTGGAAGGAGATGCTGAGTAAGCTAAATGAGGAAAAGTAG
- a CDS encoding GNAT family N-acetyltransferase, protein MKHSDKQDVFELIDEINRCYNESQSLSDQWFDVMAKQYSHCVALAKSNNNIVGMATLTDGEAEGVGQLNVFVLPQHARQNIGANLYRTLIKRPQLQYKELVAHTKESCFSGSAFAKRLGFEKEREVYQLTLKLSNFKSRKKRCRLEKVTKDNLHKYNKIIEENLGYTLDKNGLTQMLKDSDVSTYLAYIGDNAKTPVATFTQQVRNGQSAYIYDVAVAKKMQRRGYGATVMNTCFLKLLEADISVVELLVDKTNTAAINFYKYLGFLEEDVIVQWRGSLK, encoded by the coding sequence TTGAAGCACTCGGATAAGCAGGATGTATTTGAACTTATTGATGAAATTAATCGTTGTTATAATGAGAGTCAATCGCTTTCGGATCAGTGGTTTGATGTGATGGCTAAGCAGTATAGTCACTGCGTAGCCTTGGCAAAATCTAATAACAATATTGTGGGTATGGCTACCTTGACTGATGGGGAGGCTGAGGGAGTTGGACAGTTAAATGTCTTTGTGCTGCCGCAGCATGCTCGTCAAAATATCGGAGCTAATTTATATCGCACGTTGATAAAACGTCCACAGCTTCAGTATAAAGAGCTAGTAGCGCATACCAAAGAGAGTTGTTTTTCAGGCTCAGCTTTTGCAAAGCGATTGGGGTTTGAAAAAGAGAGAGAAGTTTATCAGCTTACGCTGAAATTAAGTAACTTTAAATCACGAAAAAAGCGTTGTCGCTTAGAAAAGGTTACTAAGGACAACTTGCATAAATATAACAAAATAATCGAGGAAAACCTTGGTTATACCTTAGATAAAAATGGTCTTACTCAAATGCTAAAAGATAGTGATGTTTCGACATACTTAGCTTATATCGGTGATAACGCCAAAACGCCGGTGGCGACATTTACCCAGCAGGTAAGAAATGGACAGTCCGCCTATATATATGATGTCGCTGTGGCGAAAAAAATGCAGCGCAGGGGCTATGGAGCCACTGTTATGAACACCTGCTTTTTGAAGCTGCTAGAAGCTGACATTAGCGTGGTGGAGCTTTTGGTGGATAAAACTAATACCGCAGCTATAAATTTTTATAAATATTTAGGATTTCTAGAAGAGGACGTAATCGTCCAGTGGAGAGGTAGCCTTAAATGA
- a CDS encoding YitT family protein has protein sequence MKTAKEYTIIVLGCLITAISLNALLIPNQIAAGGVSGFATVLFYLLDIPVSLTLILVNIPLFITGLIYLGRKFGLRTLVGTLVLALMVELTSNMTPWTLEPLLAALYGGVLSGLGLGLVFRQRGTTGGTDLAAQLLHKFTGLTVGQGLLGIDFFVIALAAVAFGPELAMYALIALVSTSKVIDLVQQGMRYSKVAFIISEYPEQVSQGIMYKLQRGVTTLSGKGAYTGKNKDIIFCVVNQMEVSRVKELVYEIDEHAFVIVTDSQDVLGEGFGKMVRD, from the coding sequence ATGAAAACAGCAAAAGAATATACAATAATAGTATTAGGCTGCTTGATAACAGCTATTAGTTTAAATGCATTACTGATTCCTAACCAAATCGCTGCTGGTGGTGTTAGCGGTTTTGCAACAGTTTTGTTTTACTTACTCGACATACCGGTAAGTTTGACTTTGATACTTGTTAATATACCGTTATTTATTACCGGTCTGATTTACTTAGGAAGAAAATTTGGACTTAGAACCTTAGTAGGTACGTTAGTTTTAGCTCTTATGGTAGAGCTTACAAGTAATATGACGCCGTGGACATTAGAGCCGTTGTTGGCTGCACTTTACGGTGGAGTTTTGTCCGGTCTGGGATTAGGGCTGGTTTTTAGACAAAGAGGGACAACAGGTGGTACTGACCTTGCAGCACAGCTGCTTCATAAGTTTACCGGGCTTACAGTAGGCCAGGGACTTTTAGGTATTGATTTTTTTGTAATCGCTTTAGCAGCGGTAGCATTTGGACCTGAGTTAGCTATGTATGCCTTAATTGCCTTAGTTTCTACTAGCAAGGTTATTGACCTAGTTCAGCAAGGGATGCGTTACTCTAAGGTTGCTTTTATTATCTCAGAGTATCCCGAGCAGGTATCTCAAGGCATAATGTATAAACTTCAGAGAGGTGTGACAACCTTATCTGGTAAAGGTGCATATACAGGCAAAAATAAGGACATAATTTTTTGTGTAGTAAACCAAATGGAAGTTTCAAGAGTTAAAGAATTGGTTTATGAGATAGATGAACATGCTTTTGTGATAGTTACCGACAGTCAAGATGTATTAGGTGAAGGTTTTGGAAAGATGGTTAGAGATTAA
- a CDS encoding molybdenum cofactor guanylyltransferase, with translation MSYNDIELCILAGGKSKRMGAHKGNLKIGKKDFVEHIINDIGDMFAAINVIDNGQQQKKLPQINYYHDKIKLPEKSGLLGLHSALYYTSSEHCFILSCDTPLVNRQITDAICQKRKQADIIVPHLDRINPLYGIYRKKSALPLAEKILQGNDHWLTGMLKTLPTHYIKREVLTQIDPELKFAKNINTPSDFNKWVGSQEK, from the coding sequence TTGAGTTATAACGACATCGAGCTTTGCATACTTGCTGGTGGAAAATCCAAACGAATGGGTGCTCATAAAGGCAACCTAAAAATAGGAAAAAAAGATTTTGTAGAACATATCATTAACGATATAGGAGATATGTTTGCTGCTATAAACGTAATAGACAATGGCCAGCAACAAAAAAAACTGCCTCAAATAAACTATTATCACGACAAAATAAAACTACCTGAAAAGAGTGGACTTTTGGGCCTTCATTCTGCTTTGTACTACACAAGCTCAGAGCATTGCTTTATTCTAAGCTGCGATACTCCCCTTGTTAACCGCCAAATAACAGATGCCATTTGCCAAAAGAGAAAACAAGCAGACATTATAGTGCCGCATTTAGATAGAATAAACCCACTTTACGGAATATATCGCAAAAAATCAGCCCTTCCCTTAGCAGAAAAAATACTGCAAGGAAATGACCATTGGCTAACGGGCATGCTCAAAACTCTTCCCACCCATTACATAAAGCGGGAAGTTCTAACACAAATAGATCCCGAATTAAAGTTTGCAAAAAACATTAACACCCCATCAGATTTTAATAAATGGGTAGGTAGCCAAGAAAAATAA